The Fusobacterium necrophorum subsp. necrophorum genome has a window encoding:
- a CDS encoding SLC13 family permease gives MKKFSYLFIVTIIVFLISFYPKIDSVLRVAFLLGFTILCWITSLIPEWLSVFILFTGCSIGKLVPVNVYMSGFYSAATWLILAGLILGAMITFVGLDEYIAGKIQQIFHKSYSNILLGTLLIGTIFIFLMPSAMGRVLIILPILSAFAKKIGYEKGSKEEEGIILIGLLSTYLPAFAVLPANVPNNVLLGSMQSLYNIHFTYISYFLDFFMILGFAKLLILYVLFLILYKNCKSPLNICKGNSLTMNRQQKNASFLLLVTMILWITEKWHGISVGWVGMLASIICALPGSGLLMKKPLRSIGFESFFYIAGIISLGNIARHTEIATKISNYFIEQFSVASMGDYGISILWITLGIVIGLIVTVPGIPAILTPLAANFSEMSSLSILTLCKLQVLSFSNIFFPYQAPPLVVALQETGVSKAKTTGICIAVSLINILFFSNILLYLWKII, from the coding sequence TTGAAAAAGTTCAGTTACTTATTTATTGTTACAATCATTGTGTTTTTAATATCTTTTTATCCAAAAATCGATTCTGTATTAAGAGTTGCTTTTTTATTAGGCTTTACAATTCTATGTTGGATAACCAGTCTAATCCCTGAATGGTTATCGGTATTTATACTTTTTACAGGTTGCAGTATAGGGAAATTGGTTCCGGTTAATGTGTATATGTCCGGTTTTTATTCAGCAGCAACTTGGTTAATTTTGGCAGGTTTAATACTTGGAGCTATGATAACTTTTGTAGGTTTGGATGAATACATTGCCGGGAAAATACAACAAATCTTTCATAAATCTTATAGTAATATTTTGCTTGGTACATTATTAATAGGAACTATTTTTATTTTTTTAATGCCTTCCGCTATGGGGAGAGTATTAATAATACTTCCTATTTTATCTGCATTTGCAAAAAAAATCGGCTATGAAAAAGGAAGTAAAGAAGAAGAAGGAATTATCTTAATAGGATTATTATCAACATATCTTCCGGCATTTGCCGTATTACCTGCAAATGTACCGAATAATGTTTTATTGGGCTCTATGCAAAGTTTATACAATATACATTTTACCTATATATCCTATTTTTTAGATTTCTTTATGATATTGGGATTCGCGAAATTACTTATCCTTTATGTCTTATTTTTAATATTATATAAAAATTGTAAATCTCCATTAAATATTTGCAAAGGAAATTCTTTAACAATGAACCGTCAACAAAAAAATGCTTCTTTTTTATTACTTGTCACAATGATTTTATGGATAACAGAAAAATGGCATGGAATTTCAGTGGGATGGGTTGGAATGCTAGCTTCGATTATATGTGCTTTGCCGGGCAGCGGATTATTAATGAAGAAACCTCTCAGATCAATTGGCTTTGAATCATTCTTTTATATAGCAGGAATTATCAGTTTAGGCAATATTGCTAGACACACTGAAATTGCTACAAAAATTTCTAATTATTTTATAGAACAATTTTCAGTTGCTTCCATGGGGGATTATGGAATTTCTATTTTATGGATTACTTTAGGAATCGTTATAGGGTTAATTGTTACTGTTCCGGGAATTCCGGCTATATTAACACCATTAGCTGCAAATTTCTCGGAGATGAGTTCATTATCTATATTAACTTTATGTAAATTACAAGTTTTAAGTTTTTCTAATATATTCTTTCCGTATCAAGCTCCGCCATTAGTAGTTGCATTACAAGAAACAGGAGTTTCCAAAGCAAAAACAACGGGAATCTGTATTGCTGTTTCCCTTATCAATATATTGTTTTTTTCCAATATATTATTATATCTATGGAAAATTATTTAA
- a CDS encoding ABC transporter ATP-binding protein, with product METILKLNNFYFTYKGNESYTLHDINLEVKEGETLGIIGESGSGKTTLLLSVLGLLSSVGDCSGDIYFKNQLLDKESKFKGLRWKEISMVFQNQLHVFNPRMTVGEHIYEVLDNLSKKEKYNKVKALFRMVGLDEKFIESYPDELSGGMRQKVLIATALSCHPKLILIDEPTTSLEEISKMEIIKILKNLSENNTTLIVTSHDLEVIKELTEKVIVMDSGNIIETGITKKFLNLQSHPYSRALVQASPFINIFKDLWGIHEVEELKHNKGCSFYVKCPQKIPKCLKEIPKLSKIDEERKVACHLGGIINILEVNKLSKTYISRKLKINALSEINLKIRMGEIVSIIGESGSGKSTLAEILSGIKQKTSGEVKFLNKEIGRDILSSLNSIQIIFQDSSSSMNLELSIEHILKEPFLLLREKTSFPTEKMKEYLNRLGFPTSKEFLNRKAKYLSGGEMQRLSIVRALLLEPKLLIADEITSMLDPSRKANLLRLLKGLQNRYGFSMLFITHDLILAQKITDYFYILKDGKIIEEGDGLKIFHRPTNSYTKKLVSSILYNI from the coding sequence ATGGAAACTATTTTAAAATTAAACAATTTTTATTTTACTTACAAGGGAAATGAAAGCTACACATTACATGATATTAATTTAGAAGTAAAAGAAGGGGAAACCTTAGGAATAATAGGGGAATCAGGTTCCGGGAAAACTACGTTATTACTGTCTGTTTTAGGACTGCTGTCTTCTGTAGGGGATTGTTCAGGAGATATTTATTTTAAGAATCAATTATTAGACAAAGAGTCTAAATTTAAAGGATTGCGCTGGAAAGAGATTTCTATGGTGTTTCAAAATCAATTGCATGTTTTCAATCCGAGAATGACAGTTGGAGAACATATCTATGAGGTATTAGATAATTTAAGTAAAAAAGAAAAATATAATAAAGTGAAAGCATTGTTTAGAATGGTAGGATTGGATGAGAAATTTATAGAAAGTTATCCTGACGAATTATCAGGAGGAATGAGACAAAAGGTTCTAATTGCAACTGCTCTTAGTTGTCATCCAAAACTTATTTTGATTGATGAGCCTACCACTTCATTGGAAGAAATTTCAAAAATGGAAATAATAAAAATCTTGAAGAATTTATCTGAAAATAATACTACATTAATCGTAACTTCTCATGATTTGGAAGTTATAAAAGAATTGACTGAAAAAGTTATAGTAATGGATTCCGGAAATATTATAGAAACGGGAATCACGAAAAAATTTTTAAATCTTCAAAGTCATCCTTATTCGAGAGCATTAGTGCAAGCCAGTCCTTTTATAAATATATTTAAAGATTTATGGGGAATCCATGAAGTGGAAGAATTGAAACATAACAAAGGTTGTTCGTTTTATGTAAAATGTCCTCAAAAAATTCCCAAATGTTTGAAGGAAATTCCTAAATTAAGTAAAATAGATGAAGAAAGGAAAGTCGCTTGCCATTTAGGGGGAATTATAAATATTTTGGAAGTAAATAAATTGTCAAAGACATATATTTCCAGAAAATTGAAAATAAATGCTTTATCCGAGATAAATTTAAAAATAAGAATGGGAGAAATTGTTTCCATTATAGGCGAATCAGGTTCCGGAAAAAGTACATTAGCTGAAATTTTAAGTGGCATAAAACAAAAGACAAGTGGAGAGGTAAAATTTTTAAATAAAGAAATAGGAAGGGACATTTTGTCTTCCTTAAACAGCATACAAATAATATTTCAAGATTCTTCTTCCAGTATGAATCTTGAATTGAGTATTGAACATATTTTAAAAGAACCCTTTCTACTTTTGAGAGAAAAGACTTCTTTTCCGACTGAAAAGATGAAGGAATATTTAAATCGTTTGGGTTTTCCGACTTCAAAAGAATTTCTTAACAGAAAGGCTAAATATTTAAGCGGTGGAGAAATGCAAAGATTAAGTATAGTCAGAGCATTATTGCTTGAACCGAAATTATTGATTGCGGATGAGATTACTTCCATGTTGGATCCGTCAAGAAAAGCTAATTTACTTAGGTTATTAAAAGGATTGCAAAATAGATATGGATTTTCCATGTTATTTATAACTCATGATTTAATATTAGCCCAAAAAATAACCGATTATTTTTATATTTTAAAAGATGGGAAAATTATTGAAGAAGGGGACGGATTAAAAATCTTTCATAGACCTACGAATTCATATACTAAAAAGTTGGTATCCAGCATACTATATAATATATAA
- a CDS encoding ABC transporter permease yields MKLKKLFCNIEIYIILVFILFSFFFQYSSFQNINLETTEALVAPNAEHILGTDDLGFDIFSQLIYGGRTSLEISFFTAIFSAIGGSILGAIAGYFGAWKDKILLSIIDIFLSIPELPLMIVMGAFLGTNLKNIVFVLVLVTWTRPAKIARNEIIKLKQEKYILLSKAYGGNFFHIFRWHLLKPVWSIIVTAIVKIMNKAILAEASLAYLGLGDPLSKSWGMIISRAMSFPNIYFTEYYKWWLLPPLILLMVLVVTLASLGEKLEKL; encoded by the coding sequence ATGAAGTTAAAAAAATTATTTTGTAACATTGAAATATATATAATCTTAGTATTTATTTTATTCTCATTTTTTTTTCAATATAGTTCATTCCAAAATATAAATTTAGAAACAACAGAGGCTTTAGTAGCTCCAAATGCCGAACATATACTCGGAACGGATGATTTAGGTTTTGATATTTTTTCTCAATTAATATATGGGGGAAGGACAAGCTTGGAAATCAGTTTTTTTACGGCTATTTTTTCGGCAATTGGGGGAAGTATTTTAGGTGCAATAGCCGGATACTTTGGTGCTTGGAAAGATAAAATATTGCTATCTATCATTGATATATTTTTAAGCATTCCTGAATTACCTCTTATGATAGTTATGGGAGCATTTTTAGGAACCAATCTTAAAAATATTGTTTTTGTATTGGTTCTGGTGACTTGGACTCGTCCGGCAAAAATTGCAAGAAATGAAATAATCAAACTGAAACAGGAGAAATACATTTTATTATCAAAAGCTTATGGGGGAAACTTTTTTCATATATTCAGATGGCATTTGTTAAAACCGGTCTGGTCAATCATTGTGACAGCTATTGTAAAAATAATGAATAAAGCAATTTTAGCTGAAGCTAGCTTAGCTTATCTCGGTTTGGGGGATCCTTTATCAAAGAGTTGGGGAATGATTATCAGTAGAGCTATGAGTTTTCCAAATATTTATTTTACAGAATACTATAAATGGTGGCTGCTACCCCCACTGATTTTGCTTATGGTATTAGTTGTGACACTTGCTTCTTTGGGAGAAAAGTTGGAAAAATTATAA
- a CDS encoding ABC transporter permease, translating to MKISKKQIIRYLILFFLIISINFILPRLMKADPFLFLSSEGADDISGLSEKQIEQYFIYYGLDKPLWQQYLYYLKSIFTGNMGFSISKTLPVSTIIFSRIPWTIGIVLCSLTITILLGISFGTLSAYYKDNLFGRYSYLFFVILSQIPPFLIGFGILVMGASYIPSLPIAGGITPFLAFEWNYEITMDILKHAILPILTLVIARVSHFFMLMRGKMIVEIEKRYVFIEKAKGFGDIYILCRHCLKNAITPLITEALLSIALILQGSLIVENVFEYPGIGKLLKEAVFARDYPLLQGIFLFMVGITLGVSFISEIIKENEKMQVHV from the coding sequence ATGAAAATTTCTAAAAAACAAATAATTCGATACTTGATTTTGTTTTTTCTTATTATCAGTATAAACTTTATATTACCTCGTTTAATGAAAGCGGATCCCTTTTTATTTTTATCAAGTGAAGGTGCAGATGATATTTCCGGTTTAAGCGAAAAGCAAATAGAACAGTATTTCATTTACTATGGCTTAGATAAGCCTCTCTGGCAACAATATTTATACTATTTAAAAAGTATTTTTACAGGGAATATGGGTTTTAGTATTTCTAAAACCCTACCTGTATCGACTATTATTTTCTCACGAATCCCTTGGACAATTGGAATCGTGTTATGTTCATTGACTATTACCATACTTCTGGGAATCAGTTTTGGCACCCTTTCAGCATATTATAAAGACAATTTATTCGGAAGATACAGTTATTTATTTTTTGTAATTCTATCTCAAATCCCGCCATTTTTGATAGGCTTCGGAATCTTAGTTATGGGGGCGTCTTATATACCGAGTTTGCCGATAGCAGGGGGGATCACTCCTTTTTTAGCGTTTGAATGGAATTATGAAATTACAATGGATATTTTAAAACATGCTATTTTGCCTATATTAACCTTGGTGATAGCAAGAGTTTCTCATTTTTTTATGCTTATGAGAGGAAAAATGATAGTAGAAATTGAAAAAAGATATGTTTTTATAGAAAAAGCGAAAGGATTTGGGGATATCTATATATTGTGTAGACATTGTTTAAAGAATGCGATAACACCTCTAATAACGGAAGCATTGCTAAGTATTGCCTTAATATTACAAGGTTCTTTAATAGTGGAAAATGTTTTTGAATATCCGGGTATCGGAAAGTTGTTAAAAGAAGCTGTTTTTGCAAGAGATTATCCTTTACTACAGGGAATATTTCTCTTTATGGTAGGGATAACTTTGGGAGTAAGTTTTATTTCTGAGATAATAAAAGAAAATGAAAAGATGCAGGTTCATGTATGA
- a CDS encoding ABC transporter substrate-binding protein produces the protein MKKIFKILIMSFFLVFLQVVSYSQEKVVPVIRMKGEDYGAPNPFKNSMRGPGKYKTDIVYDSLIEKDEKGFIPWLAKKWTIDSQKNSILFEIHPNVKWHDNKALTTEDIKFSIEYYDKFPPVVDRIHDNGESIVKSVEILSPNKIRIIFKKYSALNLERIGTMRIIPKHIWEKVDNPLAYTGEGYLVGSGPYKVVEYNSDKGSYAFEAFNHFWGWKPAAERLEWIPVSDPVLALERGEVSIIDISPNVVDRYKNNPKYGVMIGHSFHSYRLLWNQEKVKETQDKDIRKAMAYAINRNILVDKLERGYGTLSNVEYVISDNPMHNPNVTSYPHSIEKAKKLMKGKVIHGTLLVSNKAKEIKLAELIKLDLEKIGIHLKVKSVDGKSRDNDIKKGNYEFALLKYGDMGGDADYVRRVYASTENNGIQSIQGYKNTELDKVLKEQLYERNRKRRKELLYKAQEIIAEEVPMLPLYAENFIYAYRKDVYSNYTTRFDHSVPIHTKLSFLLREKK, from the coding sequence ATGAAAAAAATATTTAAAATTTTAATTATGAGTTTTTTTCTAGTATTTTTACAAGTTGTCAGTTATTCACAGGAGAAAGTTGTTCCGGTCATAAGAATGAAAGGGGAAGATTATGGAGCACCAAATCCATTTAAAAATTCAATGAGAGGTCCGGGAAAATATAAAACAGATATTGTTTATGATTCTTTGATTGAAAAAGATGAAAAGGGATTTATTCCTTGGTTAGCTAAAAAATGGACAATCGATTCTCAAAAAAATTCCATTTTATTTGAAATACATCCAAATGTGAAGTGGCATGATAACAAAGCATTAACAACGGAAGATATTAAATTTAGCATAGAGTATTATGATAAATTTCCACCGGTAGTGGATCGGATTCATGACAATGGAGAAAGCATTGTAAAAAGTGTAGAGATACTCAGTCCAAATAAGATAAGAATAATATTTAAAAAATATTCTGCTTTAAATTTAGAAAGAATAGGAACTATGCGAATCATTCCAAAGCACATCTGGGAAAAAGTGGATAATCCGTTAGCTTATACAGGGGAAGGATATTTAGTTGGTAGCGGACCATATAAAGTTGTGGAATATAATTCGGATAAAGGAAGCTATGCATTTGAGGCCTTCAATCATTTTTGGGGATGGAAACCGGCAGCTGAAAGATTAGAATGGATTCCTGTAAGTGATCCGGTTTTAGCGTTAGAAAGAGGGGAAGTCTCTATTATAGACATATCACCTAATGTTGTGGATAGATATAAAAATAATCCCAAATATGGTGTTATGATAGGACACTCTTTTCATAGCTACAGACTTTTATGGAATCAGGAGAAGGTAAAGGAAACTCAAGACAAAGATATCAGAAAAGCTATGGCATATGCAATCAATCGAAATATTTTAGTCGATAAGTTGGAAAGAGGATATGGGACATTAAGTAATGTGGAATATGTTATAAGTGACAATCCGATGCATAATCCCAATGTTACCAGCTATCCTCACTCCATAGAAAAAGCGAAAAAACTTATGAAGGGGAAGGTGATACATGGGACTCTTTTAGTTTCTAATAAAGCAAAGGAGATTAAATTGGCAGAATTGATAAAATTGGATTTGGAAAAAATCGGAATCCATTTAAAAGTAAAAAGTGTCGACGGTAAAAGTCGAGATAATGATATAAAAAAGGGAAATTATGAATTTGCATTATTGAAGTATGGAGATATGGGGGGAGATGCCGATTATGTAAGAAGGGTATATGCATCTACGGAGAATAACGGAATTCAAAGCATTCAAGGTTATAAAAATACAGAATTAGATAAAGTATTAAAGGAACAATTATATGAAAGAAATCGGAAGAGAAGAAAAGAATTATTGTATAAAGCTCAGGAAATCATTGCAGAAGAAGTTCCTATGTTGCCGTTATATGCAGAGAATTTCATATATGCCTATAGAAAAGATGTTTACTCAAATTACACCACAAGGTTTGATCACTCGGTTCCTATTCATACTAAGCTTTCATTTTTGTTAAGGGAGAAAAAATAA
- a CDS encoding MoaD/ThiS family protein produces MKINVKYLTKVQKVLGKKKEEFEIEQETDIKSFIENYLLKKYTELKDLFYLNGSYNEEILIFLNDNQETIEGSAKLGEGDNLTFMVAISGG; encoded by the coding sequence ATGAAAATTAATGTAAAATATTTGACAAAAGTTCAAAAAGTGCTGGGGAAAAAGAAAGAAGAGTTTGAGATTGAGCAGGAGACCGATATCAAATCTTTTATAGAAAATTATCTTTTAAAGAAATATACGGAATTAAAAGATTTATTTTACTTGAACGGATCTTATAATGAAGAAATTCTTATATTTTTAAATGATAATCAGGAGACTATAGAAGGTTCTGCAAAATTAGGGGAAGGAGATAACTTAACTTTTATGGTTGCAATTTCAGGAGGATAA
- a CDS encoding adenylosuccinate lyase family protein: MIVHFLDYEIQSNNYSTREMKEIFDEKNRFRRWMKIEVILSEIEGELDIIPKDVADYIKKAMENPSINWEKISDSYAKNFNSLIPVLDEIRRLCGEPYNNYLHYGATTQDILDTSQMLEIKEAIKIYDKRLLSIKAKLVKIIEESGNFPMIGRSHGQYAVPITLGYKLAIWLNEIERHIERLESWKKRGLYGQFGGATGSHNLLGEKGISVGKRFMERLGLKYSNISWQNSRDSIAEFASILALISGSMDKISGEIYLLGKTDVGEIKEGKTKEAGSSTMPHKKNPVLCERIGAISYHINAMVQVILNTSSHEHERDPRKLWAEWLAIPSLCIYLDSMLSSTEDVLANLCIYPDTMIENVNKYKNDIISEYVLSCLSKSLEKQKAKEILNNILKLSKKETKDMVEIINNSPNLRDYFNEEMLSIIRNPYQYNGICEKIREEILFKMKREEKNEN, translated from the coding sequence ATGATTGTGCATTTTTTAGATTATGAAATTCAATCGAATAACTATTCTACAAGGGAAATGAAAGAGATTTTCGATGAAAAAAATAGATTTAGAAGATGGATGAAAATAGAAGTAATTCTATCTGAAATAGAGGGCGAATTGGATATTATTCCCAAAGATGTCGCTGATTATATTAAAAAAGCTATGGAAAATCCAAGTATAAATTGGGAGAAAATCTCTGATTCCTACGCTAAAAATTTCAATTCATTAATTCCGGTTTTAGATGAGATTAGGAGATTGTGTGGGGAACCGTATAATAATTATTTACACTATGGAGCAACAACACAAGATATTCTTGATACTTCTCAAATGTTAGAGATAAAAGAAGCGATTAAAATTTATGATAAAAGATTGCTTTCCATTAAAGCTAAATTAGTAAAAATCATTGAGGAATCGGGAAATTTTCCTATGATTGGAAGAAGCCATGGGCAATATGCGGTTCCCATTACATTAGGGTATAAATTGGCAATATGGTTAAATGAAATAGAACGTCATATTGAGAGATTGGAATCCTGGAAAAAAAGAGGACTATACGGTCAGTTCGGAGGAGCAACCGGCTCACATAATTTATTAGGAGAAAAAGGAATTTCAGTTGGTAAAAGATTCATGGAAAGACTGGGTTTGAAGTATTCTAACATTTCATGGCAAAATTCGAGAGACAGTATCGCGGAATTTGCGAGTATATTAGCTCTCATTTCCGGAAGTATGGACAAGATATCAGGAGAGATTTATTTGCTGGGAAAAACAGATGTGGGAGAAATCAAAGAAGGAAAAACAAAAGAAGCGGGTAGCTCAACGATGCCTCATAAAAAAAATCCTGTTCTATGTGAAAGAATAGGGGCAATAAGTTACCATATTAATGCCATGGTTCAGGTGATTTTAAATACAAGTTCACATGAACATGAAAGAGATCCCCGAAAATTGTGGGCAGAGTGGTTGGCAATCCCTTCTTTATGTATTTACCTGGACTCCATGTTAAGCAGTACGGAAGATGTTCTTGCCAATTTGTGTATATATCCCGATACAATGATAGAAAATGTAAATAAATATAAAAATGACATAATATCGGAATATGTTCTCTCTTGTTTGAGTAAGTCCCTAGAGAAACAAAAGGCAAAAGAGATATTAAATAATATTTTAAAGCTTTCTAAAAAGGAAACAAAAGATATGGTCGAAATCATTAATAACAGTCCGAATTTACGTGATTATTTTAATGAAGAAATGCTCTCCATTATTAGAAATCCATATCAATATAACGGTATTTGTGAAAAGATCAGAGAAGAGATATTATTTAAAATGAAAAGGGAGGAAAAAAATGAAAATTAA
- a CDS encoding Glu/Leu/Phe/Val dehydrogenase dimerization domain-containing protein, with the protein MNKEANFIVEYFDEKYDAHAWLVIDDLSKPLAAGGLRVKDGLTKQHVINMAKNMSKKMKICNLNVSGAKSGIDFNPKSPDKKQVILRFMKAIKPFLETRYSMGSDLNTNMRELEEIAHEIGLKSVKVAIEKAQGLSKEQFDKLSSLLQEAVIDKWTLGEIRAGYAVAASALSALRFLGKKPEESTAVVQGFGVLAKACIIGLLEEKVKILGISDQDKLLYSPENKLPIKEYLEKKGTMLPEIEDSKLYPEDTRDTIKKDVDLLVLAAIENTITAQNADSVSAKVIVQGANLAVADEAKPILKKKNIIVLPSYLSGAGGPISMNALFGANRIPLAKEVLQHIKMNMDKITKNILETASKTGKTAEEISDLFISEIKIDSEKKPYEEEY; encoded by the coding sequence GTGAATAAAGAAGCTAATTTTATTGTAGAATACTTTGATGAAAAATATGATGCTCATGCTTGGCTGGTGATTGATGATTTATCTAAACCATTAGCTGCCGGGGGACTTAGGGTAAAAGACGGACTGACAAAACAACATGTAATAAATATGGCAAAGAATATGAGCAAAAAGATGAAAATATGTAATTTAAATGTGAGTGGAGCGAAATCAGGAATAGATTTTAATCCGAAATCTCCTGACAAAAAACAAGTTATTTTAAGATTTATGAAAGCAATAAAGCCTTTTCTAGAAACAAGATATTCTATGGGTTCCGATTTAAATACCAATATGCGGGAATTAGAAGAAATTGCACATGAAATAGGTCTAAAATCTGTTAAAGTAGCCATAGAAAAAGCACAGGGATTATCCAAAGAACAATTTGACAAATTATCTTCTTTACTTCAGGAAGCCGTGATAGATAAGTGGACGTTAGGAGAGATCAGGGCAGGCTATGCCGTTGCGGCTTCAGCTTTATCTGCATTAAGATTTTTAGGAAAAAAACCGGAAGAATCAACCGCTGTAGTACAAGGATTCGGAGTTTTGGCAAAAGCTTGTATTATTGGTTTATTGGAAGAAAAAGTAAAAATATTGGGTATTTCCGATCAAGATAAATTGCTTTACTCTCCTGAGAATAAGCTTCCGATAAAAGAATACTTGGAGAAGAAAGGAACAATGTTGCCGGAAATAGAAGATTCGAAACTTTATCCGGAAGATACCAGAGACACTATAAAAAAAGATGTTGACTTGTTGGTTTTAGCAGCAATTGAAAATACAATAACAGCTCAAAACGCAGATTCGGTTTCAGCTAAAGTTATAGTTCAAGGAGCTAATTTAGCCGTTGCAGATGAAGCAAAACCCATTCTGAAAAAGAAAAATATCATCGTTCTTCCTTCTTATCTGTCAGGTGCAGGAGGTCCGATATCTATGAATGCCTTATTTGGAGCAAATAGAATTCCATTAGCAAAGGAAGTATTACAACACATTAAGATGAATATGGATAAAATAACAAAAAATATTTTAGAAACGGCTTCTAAAACCGGAAAAACAGCAGAAGAAATCTCTGATCTATTTATATCTGAGATAAAAATAGATTCCGAGAAAAAGCCTTATGAGGAGGAATATTAA
- a CDS encoding adenylosuccinate lyase family protein, whose product MMEFKSNHITNSKFYGKFYNTEKMNIIFDDEKRMQRWLDVEVALLESQCELDIVPKYIVDKLKEVADIKKLDCNEIKKGIENTGHSLFPLLKEWGKNLTSEYTNYIHYGATTQDIEDTSQMLEIKNILEILLKDMEDILDILENLSIEHRNTVIVARTHGQQALPTTLGLKIAQWLDESMRNYERLRRCQHNSTVSQLFGGVGTMAAFDGRGHKLIELFSKKLNLKNPEISWYSCRDRIIEILFAFTSTSGCFGKIANEIIELNKDEIGEISEPFIKGKIGSSTMPHKRNPEVCEQIVTLSKLVKANFYTSLDTFILEHERDYRGVRTEWVSITDSSMYLSKVLELIKFVLKGLKVNKENINRNLAASKEKIMSESLMFWLSKKIGKSEAHKYIYEISMDIAENGGSVIDTIKSDYPQFDQEIDFVTDPYKYIGEADKIITNIITKKRKMKEENISE is encoded by the coding sequence ATGATGGAGTTTAAAAGTAATCATATAACAAATTCAAAATTTTATGGAAAATTCTATAATACTGAGAAAATGAATATCATTTTTGATGATGAAAAAAGGATGCAAAGATGGTTGGATGTCGAAGTGGCTTTATTGGAAAGTCAATGTGAATTGGATATAGTACCAAAATATATTGTTGATAAACTGAAAGAAGTTGCTGATATCAAAAAATTGGATTGCAATGAAATAAAAAAAGGAATTGAAAATACAGGACATTCCCTATTCCCTCTTTTAAAAGAATGGGGAAAAAATTTAACTTCGGAGTATACGAACTATATTCATTACGGGGCTACAACACAAGATATTGAAGATACTTCTCAAATGTTGGAGATCAAAAATATTTTAGAGATTTTATTAAAAGATATGGAAGATATTTTGGATATTTTGGAAAACTTATCCATAGAACATAGAAATACCGTTATTGTAGCAAGGACTCACGGTCAACAAGCATTGCCGACAACTTTGGGATTAAAAATAGCTCAATGGTTGGATGAAAGTATGCGAAATTATGAGAGATTAAGAAGGTGTCAACATAATTCTACGGTGTCTCAATTATTTGGTGGTGTTGGTACGATGGCTGCTTTTGATGGAAGAGGACATAAATTAATAGAATTATTTTCAAAAAAACTAAATTTAAAAAATCCTGAAATATCTTGGTATAGTTGTAGAGACAGGATTATTGAAATTTTATTTGCTTTTACTTCTACTTCGGGTTGCTTTGGAAAAATTGCAAATGAAATCATTGAGCTTAATAAAGATGAGATTGGAGAAATTTCAGAACCGTTTATTAAGGGAAAAATTGGGAGCTCTACTATGCCCCATAAAAGAAATCCGGAAGTTTGTGAGCAGATAGTAACCTTATCAAAATTAGTCAAAGCCAATTTTTATACTTCATTAGATACTTTTATTCTTGAACATGAGAGGGATTATAGAGGAGTCAGAACCGAATGGGTAAGTATTACGGACAGTTCTATGTATCTTTCAAAAGTATTGGAGCTTATAAAATTTGTGTTGAAAGGACTTAAAGTAAATAAAGAAAATATTAATAGGAATTTAGCGGCATCTAAAGAAAAAATAATGTCGGAATCTTTAATGTTTTGGTTAAGTAAAAAAATCGGAAAAAGTGAAGCACATAAATATATTTATGAAATTAGCATGGATATAGCTGAAAATGGAGGAAGTGTCATTGATACAATCAAGAGTGATTACCCTCAGTTTGATCAAGAGATAGATTTTGTCACAGATCCGTATAAATATATAGGAGAAGCAGATAAAATTATCACCAATATTATAACAAAAAAAAGGAAGATGAAGGAGGAGAATATAAGTGAATAA